The genomic region ACTCAGCATAAATCCGGGTGCTACAATTGTTGATATAACTCATTCAGTTCCTCCAATTGATATAAGAGCAGGTGCTTTTGCTATCTATTCTGTGGTCAAGCATTATCCTGCCGGAACAATTCATGTGGGTGTTATTGATCCGGGAGTAGGCACCGGCCGCAATGCAATAATTGTCAAAGCAGCTGATCATTGGTTTGTAGGACCTGATAATGGTCTTTTGATACCTCCGGCACGTCTGCTGGGGGATATTGAGGTCTATGAAATTATAGAGGGAAAGCTTTCTGAAAATATCTCATCAACGTTCCATGGAAGGGATGTTTTTGCACCGGCAGCTGCATATTTGTCAAATGGCAGGGAAGTTCTTGAAATTGCCCGCAAGACTGATGACTATGTTGATATGGACTTTTCAGGTTACATTATAGAGAAACAATTCATCGAAGCAACTGTTATTTATGTGGATGATTTCGGGAATATAATCACCAATATACCCGGTGACAAGGTTCTTGATGAAATAGAGCCGGGCACGATTCTCTCAATATCCGGCAGACAAATGTCTTTCCTGAAAACGTATGGGGAAGTTTCAAAATGGGGTCTTATTTCGCTAATCGGAAGTCACGGGTTCTTTGAGATAGCTGTGAACCAGGGCAGTGCTTCACGTTTGCTCCATCTGAGCAATGGAAACAGCTTAAGAATAGGAATTATGGGCAGAACTTAACTGCCCATATTCATTGTTTTGTCCTGAGGATATACACACAGCACATTGCAACTATGGCTATTATTGCACCGTTCTGCCCGGTTTTCGGACTTTCTTCTTCAGATGTGGTTTCCATATCAATTTCCTGAGTCTCCATTTCCACATCACCGACTGCTATCTCTGAATTTATTATTGTTACTGGTAGCTTGTCTCCTGCAGAGTTGGTAATAACTACATTTTTCATCTCAAGACCAGTAATTCCGGAATTGTCCTTTGCCTGAAGCTTGATGGTGGCAAAAACATCTCTGTCAAGCATGGTATCATCTCCCATTATTACTGAATAGATATTGGTTACAGTTCCGAGTTCATTGTCTATTGTTCCTTTTGAGAATATTGTGCTTTCTCCGCCCTGCTTGAAGAAGTTGCCTTCGGTTATGGATACTACTTCTACAAGTGTGGGGTCATATGCCAGTTGCATCTCTGCACCGGAAACATTGGCATCACTTTCTATCATTATATCAAGCGTGAATTCTTCGTTTTCCTCAACCTGTAATTGTGATGGGCTCAGGGTAACTGCTATCTCCGCACTTGCAGTCCCTGCGAGTAACAAGCTTAAAAGAATAAATAAAGAAACGGTTGTGAATATCCTGCATTGTCTGATATATGGAATATGATCACCTTCAATTATTCTATATAATTATTGGTGAGTTATTATATTAAAAACATTGCAGGTAATATCCCTGGTGAATTGGTCTTCACATCCATTCATAGTGCCTTGCAACTTCGGTATTGAAATTATACATGAGGCTGTTTTCAACATAACCAAAGAAAAGGCATTTCTGGCAATTATGGGCTTTCTCTTTTCGGAGGTCCTTTGTCCTTTCCCAAAACTTTGCAATACCTTCGTTGATGTGTCCGATTTGTTCCCGATATACCCTGCAGTTTTCTATACTGCCATCGGCCGTTACGTCAAGTATAATGTCATTTGCATGGCAGGTAAAATCAGGTTTCAGGTCACGGACCATTTTAAGATATGTATAAGAGTTAATTATCGGATAAGCTTCCTTTTTCATCTCGATTATCCTGTCTACGGTCTGATGATATTTTGCGATATCTCGAATTCCCATTCTGTTCCATGTGTCTGTTTCTATTCCCTGGAATTCGTACATTGGCTCGAATGATATTTTCACATGCAGGTCTTTTGCCATTGTTATGAGTTCTTCGATATCCTCTAGATTCTTTCCGCTGATTACGCAATTAAGGAGAAGTGGATTTTCAATTCTGTCTTTTGCTTTAAGGATTCCTGGCATTATCCTGTCAAGATCAACACCTCTGATATCCTTGTAACTGGAGGTCCCATCAACAGAAACAGAAAGATAGTCAAGGTCTGTGAGTTCATCTATCCGTTTTTCAAGTAAAAGTCCATTGGTTATGAGGGATGTTACCATTCCAATGCTTTTAGCATGAGCCAGAATTTCAGGAAGATCTTTCCTGAGAAGTGGTTCCACTGTCCATGCATTATATACAAGAATTCCAAAATCTCTGGCTTCATCAAGAAGTTTGAAGATGTCCTGGAGTTCCATCTCCGAACCTTCTGTTTTCCAGTACTCGCAGAATGAACATTTCATGTTACATCTGGAATTGATGGCATGGGACAACACAAAGGGACGTTTTCTGATATGCATTTGCCAGACAGCTTTTGCAGCAATGAATGGTGAATATTTAGCCATAGTGATTATCCGTTTTTATTGTTCTACCACTTTCTATTTTATATATCTTGGTTTTGATGATTCGGGAAAAGGTAATACGAATATTAATGATGTTAGTTCATTAAGTATATATACTTCCTAGTGTGTATCCACAAGTGTTACAAAATAGGACTATTTTCATATCATGTTTATAACTTAATGAGGATTTAAAATGCATATTCCGGATTCCTTTATACCAATTGGTCAGGCAATTGTTTATTGGGTGATTGCTCTGCCTTTCATATTTATGTCCCTC from Methanolobus tindarius DSM 2278 harbors:
- a CDS encoding SAM hydrolase/SAM-dependent halogenase family protein; the protein is MSVITLTTDFGSLYPASMKGVILSINPGATIVDITHSVPPIDIRAGAFAIYSVVKHYPAGTIHVGVIDPGVGTGRNAIIVKAADHWFVGPDNGLLIPPARLLGDIEVYEIIEGKLSENISSTFHGRDVFAPAAAYLSNGREVLEIARKTDDYVDMDFSGYIIEKQFIEATVIYVDDFGNIITNIPGDKVLDEIEPGTILSISGRQMSFLKTYGEVSKWGLISLIGSHGFFEIAVNQGSASRLLHLSNGNSLRIGIMGRT
- a CDS encoding cohesin domain-containing protein gives rise to the protein MLLAGTASAEIAVTLSPSQLQVEENEEFTLDIMIESDANVSGAEMQLAYDPTLVEVVSITEGNFFKQGGESTIFSKGTIDNELGTVTNIYSVIMGDDTMLDRDVFATIKLQAKDNSGITGLEMKNVVITNSAGDKLPVTIINSEIAVGDVEMETQEIDMETTSEEESPKTGQNGAIIAIVAMCCVYILRTKQ
- a CDS encoding radical SAM protein, producing MAKYSPFIAAKAVWQMHIRKRPFVLSHAINSRCNMKCSFCEYWKTEGSEMELQDIFKLLDEARDFGILVYNAWTVEPLLRKDLPEILAHAKSIGMVTSLITNGLLLEKRIDELTDLDYLSVSVDGTSSYKDIRGVDLDRIMPGILKAKDRIENPLLLNCVISGKNLEDIEELITMAKDLHVKISFEPMYEFQGIETDTWNRMGIRDIAKYHQTVDRIIEMKKEAYPIINSYTYLKMVRDLKPDFTCHANDIILDVTADGSIENCRVYREQIGHINEGIAKFWERTKDLRKEKAHNCQKCLFFGYVENSLMYNFNTEVARHYEWM